The following are from one region of the Melitaea cinxia chromosome 7, ilMelCinx1.1, whole genome shotgun sequence genome:
- the LOC123655314 gene encoding chaoptin → MGMFIRSKIIRCGIYTLFIIVHIPILQGEEHSQCPSLAENPICPCYKFKEGLFLECPSATPTVVKNVLSKIKGTINSLSLYDLERSTTELSADFFPTNVKINHLQITQSGINKINSDAFISIRDSLGSLSIIASKLNEIPNESFFELFNVEAFDFQLNDINHIPANAFKDLKLKKVNLRGNKIANLSDYAFQNLDDTLNELDMTENYLEIFPLRSLGNLNKLTNLRLAWNKINAIPENINVTIPNLLNLDLSSNLFTKIGKNWFKSMPNIKMLIFFSNEIQYIDEEGFYFLKNLEILDLSRNKIVNIRKSTFSKNVNIRSIDLSHNHLHYINGVFSNLKHLSEIFLSENNILEIPNDAFNNTTGLKVLNIEHNAIQFLSPSCFDSLNNLTQLHMGTNFLKTLPRHIFSFNRNLEIISLDNNKIQELSDSVFENLDFLREIRLQNNKLTHIKRNVFTPLPELLELHLQNNVIKNIDSHAFITLRKLQHINLQGNNLTTIGDVFPNRNSSLVSIQLSANYLSLLKNSSLRSQMNVQIMWLTQNNLKVLTSNLFCDLVNIQRLYLKNNSITHIENKTFMYLKKIKYLDISNNKITNITNETFYKLVTLEELLLKNNDIKSVSVDAFKYLTKLKILDLSENKIVLLNFNISTLPIKLIRLNLNLISNIDEKSLKELPNLNEVEIKNNILTWEDILCIQLPGLKSLVISNNNFTNLENETFSHLLSLQSLTLEMSNISQLPSAVFFKNQNLLRVNLAYNNLKDLNKDVFAYTTILQELNLRGNRFTDFPHVALFNITSLEVLDLCHNELQSIDFFKLVGLHNLRTLSVCNNRISILSGFKSPLLKSLISINLSHNMITVLPPNFLQHSIGLKEIDLSHNFFKHIPSNSMPDSTFPSVTILNMSSNSIEQLLQTYPIKQFPLLEELIVTKTNITIITSKDFENFNSLKKLVLAENFITRLSPSAFLNLHNLETLDISRNKLENIPRERLQGLYSARQINISRNTIRELEEFASDLQNLQILDLSFNHITKITKDVFQNLPSLSEIYLSDNWLSTIASDIFSKSRKISFIDLSRNYFEKIPLKLLNALETQIKTISFDDNPMTCNCESQDLWVWMKDHYKIVLQRNTQLRCEYPENIRGYRFLDLAPEKLCDVPVVIRIAIQDIQTYSVVVSWQSRNQSGLNGYQVAYFREQMPTIIRGKILNSTARTTRLNHLTPGARYVICVIAIGDFGNTARSQTPNARIANPTSIGNSGISVYGDEQIFNNIRPSMNDSYISKCTRVSTIEIFSAALDSPFSNTYKGIAEMLQRRLSLVVGCCIGILVFIVLVSALGYMKTKKRPVIPKDVVQQTPQYISYDNFTATNVEVQSTDIDINTISNKTSTQFKPCE, encoded by the exons ATGGGTATGTTTATTCGATCAAAGATTATAAGATGTGGTATTTATACCCTTTTTATAATCGTCCACATTCCGATACTGCAAGGAGAAGAACATTCACAGTGTCCGAGCCTAGCAGAGAATCCTATTTGTCCATGTTATAAATTTAAGGAAG GTTTATTTTTGGAGTGTCCCAGTGCTACCCCTACagttgttaaaaatgtattgtcAAAGATAAAAGGAACTATTAATTCATTATCGTTATATGATTTGGAACGTTCAACGACGGAATTGAGTGCGGATTTTTTTCCcactaatgttaaaataaaccaCTTACAAATCACCCAGTCTggtataaataagataaactcAGATGCTTTCATATCAATACGCGATTCTTTGggatctttgagcataattgcCAGTAAATTAAACGAAATTCCAAATGAATCATTCTTTGAACTATTTAATGTTGAAGCGTTTGACTTTCAACTTAATGATATCAATCATATTCCAGCAAACGCCTTTAAAGACCTcaaattaaaaaaggtaaatttGAGAGGAAATAAAATTGCTAATTTATCAGATTATGCATTCCAAAACTTAGATGATACGTTAAACGAGCTGGATATGACTGAAAATTATCTGGAAATATTTCCATTAAGATCACTTggaaatttaaacaaattaacaaatttaagaTTAGCCTGGAATAAAATTAATGCGATTCcagaaaatataaatgttactataccaaatttattaaatttagactTAAGTTCAAACTTATTTACCAAAATAGGAAAAAACTGGTTTAAAAGCATgcctaatataaaaatgttaattttttttagtaatgaaatTCAGTATATTGACGAGGAAgggttttattttctaaaaaatttagaaatattagaTTTgagtagaaataaaattgtaaatataagaaaaagtacatttagtaaaaatgtgAATATACGTTCAATAGACTTAAGTCATAATCATCTACACTATATAAATGGTGTATTTAGTAATCTAAAACATCTTTCAGAGATATTTTTATCTGAAAATAATATTCTAGAAATACCCAATGATGCATTTAACAATACAACGGGACTAAAAGTTCTTAATATAGAACATAATGCGATACAATTTTTAAGTCCGAGCTGTTTTGACTCATTGAATAATCTAACACAACTTCATATGggaacaaattttttaaaaacattaccaAGACATATATTTAGTTTCAATCGCAATCTTGAAATAATAagtttagataataataaaatacaagaaCTAAGTGACTCAGTATTCGAAAATTTAGACTTTTTACGTGAAATTAgattgcaaaataataaattaactcaTATTAAAAGAAACGTATTTACCCCACTGCCAGAACTCTTAGAGCTACACTTGCAAaacaatgtaattaaaaatatagattctCATGCCTTCATTACCTTACGAAAACTACAGCATATTAATTTGCAGGGGAACAATTTGACTACGATAGGTGATGTATTTCCTAATCGTAATTCTTCACTAGTATCGATACAATTGAGTGCTAATTATTTATCCTTGTTAAAGAATAGCTCTCTTAGGAGTCAAATGAACGTACAGATCATGTGGCTTACtcaaaataatttgaaagttttaacatctaatttattttgtgatttaGTTAATATACAaagattgtatttaaaaaataatagtatcacccatattgaaaataaaacctttatgtatttgaaaaaaattaaatacttagatataagtaataacaaaattactaaCATTACTAATGAGACATTTTATAAACTTGTAACGTTGGAAGAACTGTTGCTAAAGAACAATGACATAAAAAGCGTGTCTGTGGATGCTTTTAAGTATTTAACGAAATTAAAGATACTAGATTTGTCTGAGAACAAGATTGTTTTgctcaattttaatatttcgacTTTACCTATCAAACTAATTCGTCTTAatcttaatttaatatctaatattGATGAAAAATCGTTAAAAGAACTACCAAATCTAAATgaagtagaaataaaaaataatatactaacaTGGGAAGACATTCTTTGTATTCAGTTACCAGGACTAAAATCActagttatctctaataataattttacaaacttAGAAAATGAAACTTTTTCTCATCTACTTTCACTACAATCATTAACTTTAGAAATGTCAAACATATCTCAGTTACCTTCTGCagtgttttttaaaaatcagaATTTACTTAGAGTTAATTTggcatataataatttaaaggatTTAAACAAAGACGTATTTGCCTATACGACAATATTACAGGAGTTGAATTTGAGAGGTAATCGCTTTACCGACTTCCCGCATGTAGCATTATTCAATATTACTTCACTTGAAGTCTTAGATTTATGTCACAACGAATTACAaagcattgatttttttaagttagtagGTCTCCACAATTTACGTACTTTAAGTGTATGTAATAATCGTATTTCCATTTTAAGTGGTTTTAAATCTCCTTTACTTAAAAGCTTAATATCAATAAACTTAAGTCACAATATGATAACAGTTCTTCCACCGAATTTTCTACAGCATTCGATAGGTTTGAAAGAAATCGATTTATCgcacaatttttttaagcacATTCCTAGTAACAGTATGCCAGACTCAACTTTTCCCAGCGTGACGATTTTAAATATGTCTTCAAATTCTATAGAACAGTTATTACAAACATATCCTATTAAACAATTTCCACTTTTAGAAGAACTAATAGTAACAAAAACTAATATTACCATTATAACTAGTAAAGATTTTGAAAACTTTAATTCCTTAAAGAAATTAGTATTAGCGGAAAATTTTATAACGAGGCTGTCACCCAGTGCATTTTTAAATCTTCATAATTTGGAAACATTGGATATAAGTAGAAATAAGTTAGAAAATATTCCCAGAGAACGCCTGCAAGGATTATATTCAGctagacaaataaatatttctcgGAACACAATTCGGGAGCTGGAAGAGTTTGCTTCAGACttacaaaatttacaaattttggacCTATCTTTTAATCATATCACAAAAATAACCAAAGATGTTTTCCAAAATCTACCAAGTCTCAGCGAAATTTACTTAAGTGACAATTGGCTATCCACAATAGCATcggatatattttctaaatcAAGAAAAATTTCCTTCATTGACTTAAGTAGAAATTACTTCGAAAAAATACCATTGAAACTACTCAATGCTTTGGaaacacaaattaaaacaatttcttttGATG ataATCCAATGACATGTAATTGCGAATCACAAGATCTTTGGGTATGGATGAAGgatcattataaaattgttttacaaaGGAATACGCAATTACGTTGTGAATACCCAGAAAATATTCGTGGGTACAGATTTTTAGACCTTGCGCCTGAGAAACTATGTGACGTGCCTGTCGTAATCCGAATCGCCATTCAAGACATCCAGACCTATTCGGTTGTAGTTTCTTGGCAAAGTCGCAATCAAAGCGGCTTAAATGGATATCAAGTAGCATACTTCAGGGAACAAATGCCAACAATT ATAAGAGGAAAAATTTTGAATTCGACTGCCAGAACGACGAGATTAAATCATCTGACACCGGGAGCTCGATATGTAATCTGTGTAATCGCTATTGGGGATTTCGGAAACACCGCAAGATCACAGACGCCTAATGCAAGGATAGCAAATCCAACATCGATAGGTAATTCAGGGATTAGTGTAtatggagatgaacaaatttttaataatatacgacCTTCAATGAATGATTCTTACATAAGTAAATGCACAAGGGTAAGCACAATCGAAATATTTAGTGCTGCACTGGACAGTCCATTTTCTAATACTTATAAGGGTATTGCTGAAATGTTACAAAGAAGACTTAGTTTGGTTGTGGGTTGTTGCATaggtattttagtttttattgtattagtatCAGCATTAGGATATATGAAGACAAAGAAACGACCAGTAATACCCAAAGATGTCGTTCAACAAACACCTCAATATATATCTTATGACAATTTCACTGCAACGAATGTAGAGGTTCAGTCAActgatatagatataaatactATTTCTAACAAAACATCTACACAATTTAAACCATGTGAGTAG